The following proteins come from a genomic window of Lachnoclostridium phytofermentans ISDg:
- a CDS encoding NAD(P)/FAD-dependent oxidoreductase produces MANVIIIGNGPAGISTALYTIRAGIETTIIGKDFGALGKASEIENYYGFSQPISGEDLVKEGIEGAKRLGVNFISDEVLGLSYIDQLVVNTKNEDYTAKSVVIATGTARNTPKIKGLKDLEGHGVSYCAVCDAFFYRGKDVAVLGDGEYALHEALELLQTSNSVTLLTNGKTPAIEIPDFIKVNTTPIESLEGQEALETIIFEDGSKLSISGLFVAVGVAGSTDLAKKIGAITENNKIVVDNNMATNIPGLYAAGDCTGGMLQISKAVYDGAKAGTSIVKYLRNPKSKTPQI; encoded by the coding sequence ATGGCAAACGTAATTATCATTGGAAATGGACCAGCAGGCATTTCTACAGCTTTATATACAATTAGAGCAGGCATTGAAACAACTATTATAGGAAAAGATTTTGGTGCTTTAGGAAAAGCGTCTGAGATCGAAAACTATTATGGATTTAGTCAGCCTATCTCTGGTGAGGATTTAGTAAAGGAAGGGATTGAAGGAGCAAAAAGACTTGGTGTGAACTTCATCTCAGATGAAGTTCTCGGTCTTTCTTATATTGATCAATTAGTAGTTAATACAAAGAATGAAGATTACACTGCAAAAAGTGTTGTGATCGCTACGGGAACCGCTCGCAATACCCCTAAAATTAAGGGATTAAAAGATTTAGAAGGACATGGTGTCAGTTACTGTGCTGTTTGTGATGCCTTCTTTTATAGAGGAAAAGATGTCGCTGTGTTAGGTGATGGAGAATATGCCCTTCATGAAGCTTTGGAGTTATTGCAAACATCAAACTCAGTTACCCTCTTAACCAATGGCAAAACACCAGCAATTGAAATCCCAGATTTCATAAAGGTAAATACCACTCCTATTGAGTCACTAGAAGGCCAGGAAGCATTAGAAACAATTATCTTTGAAGATGGAAGCAAACTTTCTATATCCGGGTTATTTGTCGCGGTTGGCGTTGCCGGTAGTACTGATTTAGCGAAAAAAATTGGTGCTATCACTGAAAATAATAAGATCGTAGTCGATAATAATATGGCTACAAATATTCCCGGTCTGTATGCTGCAGGTGATTGTACTGGTGGCATGTTACAAATATCAAAAGCGGTTTATGACGGCGCTAAGGCTGGTACATCAATTGTTAAATATCTTAGAAACCCAAAATCAAAAACACCTCAAATATAA
- a CDS encoding DUF1576 domain-containing protein, with protein sequence MEFNKANEKDIGNVRKLNLLSVIPILFLFVGIIYGFYNGSFHSVVNGFINIVLSPTILVTDFIQVGGIEAAFINVGLVGLLNIFIMRHYRLKLNGILIAAFFTVIGFSFFGKNLYNIIPIYFGGYIYSINKKISFKDIIIPLMFGTALAPMVSEISFSGLLQPFWAIIVAVCVGIFIGFILVPLSSHMLKFHDGYNLYNIGFTSGILGTVLTSVLRSFGISVEPVSIISDKNHLVIIILLLFLFLGLLCTGIYINKRAILDFKEILQYKGRLITDFTHLVGFGVTLLNMALLGFLSLIYVLLIGGTVNGPVLAGIFTIVGFGAFGKHIKNCLPVMIGVIVTALLFGNDLSTTGIIISVLFSTTLAPIAGTYGPVIGFIAGVLHMILVTNVGVIHGGINLYNNGFAGGLVAGIMIPVLDAFYKERNR encoded by the coding sequence TTGGAGTTTAACAAAGCAAATGAGAAAGACATCGGAAATGTTAGAAAATTAAATTTATTATCGGTAATACCTATTTTGTTTCTATTCGTTGGAATTATTTATGGCTTTTATAATGGAAGCTTTCACTCGGTGGTTAACGGGTTTATCAATATTGTTCTCTCACCAACTATATTAGTTACAGATTTCATTCAGGTTGGTGGTATAGAAGCAGCATTTATTAATGTTGGTCTAGTTGGTCTCTTAAATATCTTTATTATGCGCCATTATCGGCTAAAGCTGAATGGTATTTTAATTGCAGCATTCTTTACGGTTATCGGCTTTTCCTTCTTTGGAAAAAATCTATATAATATTATTCCAATTTATTTCGGTGGTTATATTTATTCTATAAATAAGAAAATTTCTTTTAAAGATATTATCATCCCATTAATGTTTGGTACTGCATTAGCACCAATGGTAAGTGAAATTAGTTTTTCAGGCTTATTACAGCCGTTTTGGGCTATTATAGTCGCAGTATGCGTTGGTATCTTTATTGGATTTATTTTAGTACCCCTATCCTCACATATGCTCAAATTTCATGATGGATACAATCTTTATAATATTGGTTTTACATCCGGTATTTTAGGCACAGTATTAACCAGTGTACTTAGAAGTTTCGGTATTTCAGTTGAACCAGTAAGTATTATCTCTGACAAAAATCATCTGGTTATTATCATACTATTATTGTTTTTATTCCTAGGCCTTTTATGTACTGGTATTTATATAAATAAGCGTGCTATACTTGATTTTAAGGAAATACTTCAATATAAAGGAAGACTAATTACGGATTTTACACATCTGGTAGGTTTTGGAGTAACGTTACTAAACATGGCGTTGCTTGGATTTCTTAGCTTAATCTATGTATTATTAATCGGAGGTACTGTAAATGGTCCAGTTTTAGCCGGAATTTTCACGATAGTTGGATTCGGTGCATTTGGTAAGCATATAAAGAATTGTCTACCAGTTATGATTGGTGTAATTGTAACTGCTTTATTATTTGGAAATGACCTATCTACTACAGGGATTATTATATCGGTTTTATTTTCAACTACACTGGCACCAATTGCAGGAACATACGGACCAGTTATTGGCTTTATAGCAGGTGTTCTCCATATGATTTTGGTAACAAATGTTGGGGTGATACATGGAGGTATTAATCTATATAACAATGGATTCGCAGGTGGATTGGTAGCAGGAATTATGATTCCAGTGCTAGATGCATTTTATAAGGAGAGAAATAGATGA
- a CDS encoding DUF429 domain-containing protein: MQGYNCIMVFHQNGDLLFCKRRKDPYLGFYNLVGGKIEAGEDGFDAAYRELYEETGISPKDIKLQHMMDFTYYNQDCYVEVYVGHLQGEVVLQEEDHPLEWLDMGEDFFDCSRFAGEGNIGHMVEQVKLYGTGKSRISINTNDKEINDKKINLNSICIGVDGCKGGWITAIIKQGKLILEKYSNLEDIVLNNGTFDEFLIDMVIGLPSTSEQIRPDTEARKQIKERSSTIFPAPCRQAVYAEDISKSYDENVRVLGKKFTPLTVGIIPKMREVDSFLQENNQYKNVIKESHPEVCFARLNGSTVLSKKSEIDGVEERIGILSKFIDEISFEKIKICAKEFKCNVDDIIDAICLSVSANFVNQGEYIVIPEKPMVDETGLLMQMVVPNKFG; encoded by the coding sequence ATGCAAGGCTACAACTGTATTATGGTATTTCATCAAAATGGTGACTTACTATTCTGTAAAAGAAGAAAAGATCCCTACTTAGGATTCTATAATCTTGTAGGGGGTAAAATTGAAGCAGGGGAAGATGGATTTGATGCTGCTTATCGTGAGTTATATGAAGAAACCGGGATTTCTCCTAAGGACATTAAGCTTCAACATATGATGGACTTCACATATTATAATCAGGATTGTTATGTTGAGGTGTATGTTGGACATTTACAAGGAGAAGTCGTTTTACAGGAGGAAGATCATCCGCTAGAATGGTTGGATATGGGGGAAGACTTTTTTGATTGCAGCAGATTTGCAGGAGAAGGAAATATCGGTCATATGGTTGAGCAGGTTAAACTATATGGTACCGGAAAATCTAGGATTTCTATAAATACAAATGATAAAGAGATAAATGATAAAAAGATTAATCTTAATAGTATATGTATTGGTGTAGATGGTTGTAAAGGCGGATGGATTACAGCCATAATAAAACAAGGTAAGTTAATTTTAGAAAAATATTCGAACCTTGAAGACATAGTATTAAACAATGGAACATTTGATGAATTTCTAATTGATATGGTGATTGGTTTACCTAGTACAAGTGAGCAGATTAGACCAGATACGGAAGCAAGAAAGCAGATTAAGGAAAGGTCATCAACAATTTTTCCAGCACCATGTAGACAAGCTGTTTATGCTGAGGATATATCTAAGTCTTACGATGAAAATGTAAGGGTATTAGGCAAAAAATTTACCCCACTGACAGTTGGAATTATACCCAAAATGCGAGAAGTTGATAGTTTTCTTCAAGAAAATAATCAGTATAAGAACGTAATTAAAGAAAGCCATCCAGAAGTTTGCTTTGCAAGATTAAACGGTAGTACAGTATTATCTAAGAAATCGGAAATAGACGGGGTAGAAGAGAGAATAGGGATACTATCGAAGTTCATAGATGAGATAAGTTTTGAAAAAATTAAAATATGTGCGAAAGAATTTAAATGTAATGTGGATGATATTATCGATGCAATTTGTCTTTCCGTTTCTGCAAATTTCGTTAATCAGGGTGAATATATAGTGATCCCAGAGAAGCCGATGGTTGATGAAACAGGACTATTAATGCAGATGGTAGTACCGAATAAGTTTGGATGA
- a CDS encoding YbjQ family protein, with translation MDYIICETCGFEENELGLKRCKSCGAELYYVDEAYFDDKEYQIMGEEIWRSETERVDDEEFWENVRKCMVTTGNSFEGYHITEYIDVIFDERLTGIKSETSLRSLSDILSSFAGAELRAYTKQINELKRQVKESLKQHAVFIGGNAIIAIHFETTITECGAIMVSINGTAVKIEETKS, from the coding sequence ATGGATTATATTATTTGTGAAACATGTGGTTTTGAGGAAAATGAGCTTGGATTAAAACGATGTAAAAGTTGTGGTGCAGAATTATATTATGTTGATGAGGCTTATTTCGATGATAAAGAGTATCAGATAATGGGAGAAGAAATTTGGAGGTCGGAAACCGAAAGAGTGGATGATGAAGAATTTTGGGAAAATGTTAGAAAATGTATGGTAACCACAGGAAACTCCTTTGAAGGATATCACATTACGGAATATATTGATGTTATATTTGACGAAAGGCTTACTGGAATTAAATCAGAAACAAGTTTAAGGTCATTAAGTGATATTTTATCTTCTTTCGCAGGTGCAGAATTACGTGCTTATACCAAGCAAATAAATGAATTAAAAAGACAAGTGAAAGAGAGTCTAAAGCAACATGCCGTTTTTATTGGAGGAAACGCTATTATAGCTATACATTTTGAAACAACTATTACGGAATGTGGTGCTATTATGGTTTCTATCAATGGAACAGCGGTTAAAATTGAGGAGACTAAATCATAA